Proteins encoded in a region of the Neodiprion virginianus isolate iyNeoVirg1 chromosome 2, iyNeoVirg1.1, whole genome shotgun sequence genome:
- the LOC124298921 gene encoding putative ATP-dependent RNA helicase TDRD12 isoform X1, translated as MEDSIYIPNTAESVKVTNVIDPFHIRIRRTENYATEIVRLEGELHRIAKTNLQKYGDHLHPQIGDMVIIDNRSSFNAELPGWCCRGIVGLFNTINTKYRVFLPDHGIALEFWMEDLKILPPFSISDDFLTSSIGIHNILPITRGDESACISEFWSNSAIQFTKEILSASTQTYFDCLSFDKSGNKFGELYLIVDNEIIVLSEALIYNQFATAINSSLIEIIENTDISSRVSVENSPIKTTKETTLELSRKNLDTTDYNKGRNKNNAVYAHAFNGSPKGNSCVNSSHEILVCSKLLCEQLNSVAEAGFPEKIHKTLRSMTLVRPMRLQGYVWPAICKGLNVVAVNSPRSGKTLSYLIPITSLVAANEIYPKFSSGVNGPLVIILCVSSTDVFHVHEKCKQILKEYPKIRILTAFNGMPEKNLVMKLYNGCEILISTPPCLKRLIKNNRKLLNLNRLFHMIFDGADVILDKYRKSLGEIFRVIKEVQHGHCKLPGSMPLQLITIAQHWTPLMRNFVDAFIKDPYVCIGSYMEAVVYASFKTKLYINPKQEKAAKVVDLLGSQWSMLKTVIVCTTPHEARELSEFLKSASIDTLIAHDEMIFTDIRGIRESWMVKVSGMYSVLVCTDQVLSDLNIRDAELLIHYSLASNTKTQFFYRFSTLANNFSPQTRGKERPKPRFIMIADESNDTQLYGIITIMRRLKTKIKPEMEAYFEKIFISTEMAKTDRQLCENLKAFGCCPYRDACTSRHCIIPEIDQPSTQIKTGDYVKFVITSIHSANHYSARVVEYTRANTNEKVTFSFEELAKLSVELQNHYADPTRRRSARTVSVGHICAVEEAPGNYKRVKVLSLVDKESSNIQDVEVRCIDDGDISFVKISQLLEVPDELAEWPSHFVDIYLTGIIPFDEEPTWSPCADRMAYTWLHETVTHSTSSVFGKVLLHLSHILWIDPLEVRDKLANGYPDLIDASLKNTLISNKCAMKNEEHIKNLLALCRTSEVSN; from the exons ATGG AAGATAGTATCTACATTCCGAATACTGCTGAATCGGTTAAAGTGACGAATGTCATCGATCCCTTTCACATAAGAATTCGTCGAACAGAAAATTATGCCACAGAGATTGTTCGGCTAGAGGGAGAATTACACAGGATAGCCAAAACCAATTTACAGAAGTATGGAGACCACTTGCACCCCCAAATTGGAGAT ATGGTGATCATTGACAACAGGAGCAGTTTCAACGCTGAATTACCAGGATGGTGTTGCAGGGGAATTGTTGGATTGTTCAATACCATCAATACAAAATATAGAGTATTCTTGCCTGATCATGGTATAGCATTGGAATTCTGGATGgaagatttaaaaatcttaCCGCCTTTTTCCATATCTGATGATTTTTTAACATCATCCATTGGCATCCACAATATATTGCCAATCACTAGGGGAGATGAAAGTGCCTG TATTTCAGAATTTTGGAGCAACAGTGCTATACAATTTACTAAAGAAATCTTGAGTGCATCTACTCAGACATACTTTGATTGTCTCTCCTTTGATAAGTCTGGAAATAAATTTGGTGAGCTGTATTTGATCGTAGATAATGAGATCATTGTTCTCAGCGAAGCACTGATTTACAATCAATTTGCAACAGCTATAAATTCCA GTTTGATCGAGATAATTGAAAACACCGATATATCTAGTAGAGTATCAGTTGAGAACTCTCCAATAAAAACAACCAAAGAAACTACATTGGAAttgagtagaaaaaatttagatACAACTGACTATAATAAAGG ACGTAACAAAAATAATGCTGTTTATGCACATGCATTCAATGGATCACCAAAAGGCAATTCCTGTGTCAATTCCAGTCATGAAATATTAGTATGCAGCAAACTTCTGTGTGAGCAACTTAACTCAGTGGCTGAAGCTGGATTCCCTGAGAAAATACATAAGACACTGCGCTCAATGACACTTGTGAGGCCAATGCGCCTCCAAGGATATGTCTGGCCTGCAATATGCAAAGGCTTGAATGTGGTAGCAGTTAATTCTCCGAGATCTGGAAAAACATTATCGTATCTTATACCAATAACCAGCTTGGTTGCTGCCAACGAAATATACCCAAAG TTCTCATCTGGAGTCAATGGGCCACTGGTAATAATACTATGTGTATCTTCCACTGATGTTTTTCATGTCCACGAGAAATGTAAGCAAATATTGAAGGAGTATCCCAAAATACGAATTTTAACGGCTTTTAATGGGATGCCAGAAAAAAACCTTGTG ATGAAACTATACAATGGTTGTGAAATTCTCATTTCTACACCTCCGTGCCTGAAGAGATTGATCAAGAACAATAGGAAGCTGTTAAACTTGAACCGACTATTTCACATGATCTTCGATGGAGCAGACGTGATACTTGATAAGTATCGCAAATCG TTAGGAGAAATATTCAGAGTTATAAAGGAAGTCCAACATGGACATTGCAAGTTACCTGGCTCAATGCCACTGCAATTGATAACAATTGCACAGCACTGGACACCTTTGATGAGGAACTTTGTTGATGCATTCATCAAAGACCCATATGTCTGTATTGGATCATATATGGAAGCAGTGGTGTATGCATCTTTTAAAACAAAGCTCTATATCAATCCCAAACAAGAAAAGGCTGCGAAAGTGGTTG ACTTACTTGGATCGCAATGGTCGATGCTCAAGACAGTAATAGTATGCACAACTCCGCATGAAGCGAGGGAACTCTCAGAATTTCTTAAATCAGCTTCTATAGATACCCTTATCGCTCATGATGAGATGATTTTCACTGATATACGAG GCATCAGAGAGTCCTGGATGGTGAAAGTATCAGGTATGTATTCTGTGCTCGTTTGCACAGACCAGGTGCTCTCAGACTTGAATATCAGGGATGCAGAATTACTGATCCACTATTCGCTTGCCTCAAACACGAAGACTCAGTTCTTCTACAGGTTTTCAACACTGGCTAACAATTTTTCTCCGCAAACGCGTGGAAAG GAACGACCAAAGCCCAGGTTCATTATGATTGCTGATGAAAGCAATGACACCCAGTTATACggaattattactattatgaGAAGGctaaaaactaaaataaaaccAGAAATGGAAGCTTATTTCGAG aaaatatttatatcaacGGAAATGGCTAAGACTGATCGACAATTATGTGAAAATCTTAAAGCCTTTGGGTGCTGCCCTTACAGGGATGCCTGCACAAGTAGACATTGTATTATCCCTGAGATTGATCAACCATCTACACAGATAAAAAC tgGCGATTATGTAAAATTCGTTATCACATCTATCCATAGTGCCAATCACTATTCAGCCAGGGTAGTAGAATACACAAGGGCAAAcacaaatgaaaaagtaacattttcatttgaggAACTTGCTAAACTTTCAGTTGAGTTACAGAATCATTATGCAGATCCAACTAGAAG GAGATCAGCTAGAACGGTGAGTGTTGGTCACATTTGTGCTGTGGAAGAGGCTCCAGGAAATTACAAAAGAGTGAAGGTTTTGTCGCTGGTAGACAAAGAATCATCCAACATCCAAGATGTGGAAGTGCGTTGCATAGATGATGGAGACATATCTTTTGTTAAA ATCTCTCAGCTACTCGAAGTTCCAGACGAACTTGCGGAATGGCCATCTCATTTTGTAGACATCTATCTGACAGGCATTATTCCATTCGATGAGGAGCCTACTTGGAGTCCATGCGCTGATCGAATGGCTTATACTTGGCTACATGAAACGGTGACCCATTCGACATCATCCGTTTTTGGAAAG
- the LOC124298921 gene encoding putative ATP-dependent RNA helicase TDRD12 isoform X2, which produces MKVPEFWSNSAIQFTKEILSASTQTYFDCLSFDKSGNKFGELYLIVDNEIIVLSEALIYNQFATAINSSLIEIIENTDISSRVSVENSPIKTTKETTLELSRKNLDTTDYNKGRNKNNAVYAHAFNGSPKGNSCVNSSHEILVCSKLLCEQLNSVAEAGFPEKIHKTLRSMTLVRPMRLQGYVWPAICKGLNVVAVNSPRSGKTLSYLIPITSLVAANEIYPKFSSGVNGPLVIILCVSSTDVFHVHEKCKQILKEYPKIRILTAFNGMPEKNLVMKLYNGCEILISTPPCLKRLIKNNRKLLNLNRLFHMIFDGADVILDKYRKSLGEIFRVIKEVQHGHCKLPGSMPLQLITIAQHWTPLMRNFVDAFIKDPYVCIGSYMEAVVYASFKTKLYINPKQEKAAKVVDLLGSQWSMLKTVIVCTTPHEARELSEFLKSASIDTLIAHDEMIFTDIRGIRESWMVKVSGMYSVLVCTDQVLSDLNIRDAELLIHYSLASNTKTQFFYRFSTLANNFSPQTRGKERPKPRFIMIADESNDTQLYGIITIMRRLKTKIKPEMEAYFEKIFISTEMAKTDRQLCENLKAFGCCPYRDACTSRHCIIPEIDQPSTQIKTGDYVKFVITSIHSANHYSARVVEYTRANTNEKVTFSFEELAKLSVELQNHYADPTRRRSARTVSVGHICAVEEAPGNYKRVKVLSLVDKESSNIQDVEVRCIDDGDISFVKISQLLEVPDELAEWPSHFVDIYLTGIIPFDEEPTWSPCADRMAYTWLHETVTHSTSSVFGKVLLHLSHILWIDPLEVRDKLANGYPDLIDASLKNTLISNKCAMKNEEHIKNLLALCRTSEVSN; this is translated from the exons ATGAAAGTGCCTG AATTTTGGAGCAACAGTGCTATACAATTTACTAAAGAAATCTTGAGTGCATCTACTCAGACATACTTTGATTGTCTCTCCTTTGATAAGTCTGGAAATAAATTTGGTGAGCTGTATTTGATCGTAGATAATGAGATCATTGTTCTCAGCGAAGCACTGATTTACAATCAATTTGCAACAGCTATAAATTCCA GTTTGATCGAGATAATTGAAAACACCGATATATCTAGTAGAGTATCAGTTGAGAACTCTCCAATAAAAACAACCAAAGAAACTACATTGGAAttgagtagaaaaaatttagatACAACTGACTATAATAAAGG ACGTAACAAAAATAATGCTGTTTATGCACATGCATTCAATGGATCACCAAAAGGCAATTCCTGTGTCAATTCCAGTCATGAAATATTAGTATGCAGCAAACTTCTGTGTGAGCAACTTAACTCAGTGGCTGAAGCTGGATTCCCTGAGAAAATACATAAGACACTGCGCTCAATGACACTTGTGAGGCCAATGCGCCTCCAAGGATATGTCTGGCCTGCAATATGCAAAGGCTTGAATGTGGTAGCAGTTAATTCTCCGAGATCTGGAAAAACATTATCGTATCTTATACCAATAACCAGCTTGGTTGCTGCCAACGAAATATACCCAAAG TTCTCATCTGGAGTCAATGGGCCACTGGTAATAATACTATGTGTATCTTCCACTGATGTTTTTCATGTCCACGAGAAATGTAAGCAAATATTGAAGGAGTATCCCAAAATACGAATTTTAACGGCTTTTAATGGGATGCCAGAAAAAAACCTTGTG ATGAAACTATACAATGGTTGTGAAATTCTCATTTCTACACCTCCGTGCCTGAAGAGATTGATCAAGAACAATAGGAAGCTGTTAAACTTGAACCGACTATTTCACATGATCTTCGATGGAGCAGACGTGATACTTGATAAGTATCGCAAATCG TTAGGAGAAATATTCAGAGTTATAAAGGAAGTCCAACATGGACATTGCAAGTTACCTGGCTCAATGCCACTGCAATTGATAACAATTGCACAGCACTGGACACCTTTGATGAGGAACTTTGTTGATGCATTCATCAAAGACCCATATGTCTGTATTGGATCATATATGGAAGCAGTGGTGTATGCATCTTTTAAAACAAAGCTCTATATCAATCCCAAACAAGAAAAGGCTGCGAAAGTGGTTG ACTTACTTGGATCGCAATGGTCGATGCTCAAGACAGTAATAGTATGCACAACTCCGCATGAAGCGAGGGAACTCTCAGAATTTCTTAAATCAGCTTCTATAGATACCCTTATCGCTCATGATGAGATGATTTTCACTGATATACGAG GCATCAGAGAGTCCTGGATGGTGAAAGTATCAGGTATGTATTCTGTGCTCGTTTGCACAGACCAGGTGCTCTCAGACTTGAATATCAGGGATGCAGAATTACTGATCCACTATTCGCTTGCCTCAAACACGAAGACTCAGTTCTTCTACAGGTTTTCAACACTGGCTAACAATTTTTCTCCGCAAACGCGTGGAAAG GAACGACCAAAGCCCAGGTTCATTATGATTGCTGATGAAAGCAATGACACCCAGTTATACggaattattactattatgaGAAGGctaaaaactaaaataaaaccAGAAATGGAAGCTTATTTCGAG aaaatatttatatcaacGGAAATGGCTAAGACTGATCGACAATTATGTGAAAATCTTAAAGCCTTTGGGTGCTGCCCTTACAGGGATGCCTGCACAAGTAGACATTGTATTATCCCTGAGATTGATCAACCATCTACACAGATAAAAAC tgGCGATTATGTAAAATTCGTTATCACATCTATCCATAGTGCCAATCACTATTCAGCCAGGGTAGTAGAATACACAAGGGCAAAcacaaatgaaaaagtaacattttcatttgaggAACTTGCTAAACTTTCAGTTGAGTTACAGAATCATTATGCAGATCCAACTAGAAG GAGATCAGCTAGAACGGTGAGTGTTGGTCACATTTGTGCTGTGGAAGAGGCTCCAGGAAATTACAAAAGAGTGAAGGTTTTGTCGCTGGTAGACAAAGAATCATCCAACATCCAAGATGTGGAAGTGCGTTGCATAGATGATGGAGACATATCTTTTGTTAAA ATCTCTCAGCTACTCGAAGTTCCAGACGAACTTGCGGAATGGCCATCTCATTTTGTAGACATCTATCTGACAGGCATTATTCCATTCGATGAGGAGCCTACTTGGAGTCCATGCGCTGATCGAATGGCTTATACTTGGCTACATGAAACGGTGACCCATTCGACATCATCCGTTTTTGGAAAG